One genomic segment of Ricinus communis isolate WT05 ecotype wild-type chromosome 3, ASM1957865v1, whole genome shotgun sequence includes these proteins:
- the LOC125369534 gene encoding uncharacterized protein LOC125369534 has protein sequence MSNCARFLKEILSNKRKLEDLGLVTLNEECSAILQNKLPVKWRDPRSFTVPCIIDDLHISDALVGLGSSINLMPTSFFEKLGLSEPKPTRMRASELADRGESSIPLILGRPFLATSRNFVIMCVMRSSEFRVDNETITFDLSTSMRHLLDHDDTVYSVDVLDDNVGSQLQKICFDFFILSL, from the exons ATGTCCAACTGTGCGAGATTCCTAAAAGAGATTCTAAGCAACAAAAGAAAGCTGGAGGACTTGGGATTAGTGACACTAAATGAGGAGTGCTCAGCAATTCTTCAAAACAAGCTGCCAGTAAAGTGGCGTGATCCAAGGAGTTTCACTGTTCCCTGtattattgatgatttgcATATTAGTGATGCTTTAGTTGGTTTAGGATCTAGCATCAACTTAATGCCTACTAGTTTTTTTGAAAAGTTAGGTTTAAGTGAGCCAaaacctactaggatgagAGCGTCTGAGTTAGCGGATAGG ggtgagagTAGCATCCCTTTAATCCTAggtagacctttccttgcaacatctagaaattttgttataatgtGTGTGATGAGAAGTTCTGAGTTTAGAGTAGATAATGAGACTATTACCTTTGACCTTAGCACTTCTATGAGACATTTACTTGACCATGATGATACTGTATACTCTGTGGATGTTTTGGATGATAATGTGGGCTCTCAATTACAAAAGATATGTTTcgatttctttattctttcattgtaa